One Halostella limicola genomic window carries:
- a CDS encoding TIGR00341 family protein: protein MRLVQVMIPAGKREAVLDTLDDEGIDYAVADETSGREYTAVVSFPLPRNAVEPILDRLREVGIDDSSYTIVLDAETVISEHFEKLQERYGESEESEQRISREEIRAGASDLVPNFRTYITLSIVSAVVATAGLLLDSPAVVVGSMVIAPVLGPAMATSVGSVINDTDLFKKGVKYQIIGFSGAIIAATAFAVLVKSLYLVPPGIDVLELNQVQGRLSPDLLSLAVALGGGIAGAMSLSGGISAALVGVMIAAALIPPVAAVGIGIAWALLDVVIGAGVLVLVNLFSINLAALVVLWYMGYRPEQWYEEDEARAKTLRRIGTLVVGLLLLSGFLAGVTLTSYQTATSDQAIRDQVNSVLSEEEYQNLTLIEVQIQRTGSTFGSQPDQVLVTIGHPTDEQHPGLAGKIRESVRNSTGTNVSVQVQFVAVQNADGSSQRLTAPGADPPRPHAARARPVT, encoded by the coding sequence GTGCGCCTCGTACAGGTGATGATACCCGCTGGAAAGCGGGAAGCCGTCCTCGACACGCTGGACGACGAGGGGATCGACTACGCGGTGGCGGACGAGACGAGCGGCCGCGAGTACACAGCGGTCGTCTCGTTCCCCCTGCCGCGAAACGCCGTCGAGCCGATACTCGATCGGCTCCGCGAGGTAGGGATCGACGATAGCAGTTACACGATCGTCCTCGACGCCGAGACCGTCATCTCGGAGCACTTCGAGAAGCTTCAGGAGCGGTACGGCGAGAGCGAGGAGTCCGAACAGCGGATCTCCCGCGAGGAGATCCGGGCCGGGGCGTCCGACCTCGTGCCGAACTTCCGGACGTACATCACGCTCTCGATCGTGAGCGCCGTCGTCGCGACGGCGGGCCTGCTGCTCGACTCGCCGGCGGTCGTGGTCGGGTCGATGGTGATCGCGCCGGTGCTGGGGCCGGCGATGGCGACCAGCGTCGGCAGCGTGATCAACGACACCGATCTGTTCAAGAAGGGCGTGAAGTACCAGATCATCGGGTTCTCCGGCGCGATCATCGCCGCGACGGCGTTCGCGGTACTGGTGAAGTCGCTGTATCTGGTGCCGCCCGGGATCGACGTGCTGGAACTGAATCAGGTCCAGGGCCGCCTCTCGCCCGACCTCCTCTCGCTCGCCGTCGCGCTGGGCGGCGGGATAGCGGGCGCGATGAGCCTCTCCGGCGGCATCTCGGCGGCGCTGGTCGGCGTGATGATCGCCGCGGCGCTGATCCCCCCGGTGGCGGCCGTCGGGATCGGGATCGCGTGGGCGCTCCTGGACGTCGTGATCGGGGCCGGCGTGCTGGTGCTCGTGAACCTGTTCTCCATCAATCTCGCCGCGCTCGTGGTGCTCTGGTACATGGGCTATCGCCCCGAGCAGTGGTACGAGGAAGACGAGGCCCGGGCCAAGACGCTGCGACGCATCGGGACGCTCGTCGTCGGCCTGCTGCTCCTCTCGGGGTTTCTCGCAGGCGTCACGCTCACCTCGTACCAGACCGCGACCAGCGACCAGGCGATCCGCGACCAGGTGAACTCGGTCCTGAGCGAGGAGGAGTACCAGAACCTCACGCTCATCGAAGTACAGATACAGCGAACTGGCAGCACTTTCGGGTCGCAACCCGACCAGGTGCTGGTGACGATCGGCCACCCGACCGACGAGCAACACCCCGGCTTGGCCGGGAAGATCCGCGAGAGCGTCAGAAACTCGACGGGGACGAACGTCAGCGTACAGGTGCAGTTCGTCGCCGTCCAGAACGCGGACGGCAGCTCCCAGCGGCTCACGGCCCCCGGGGCTGACCCGCCGCGACCGCACGCCGCCCGCGCGCGGCCCGTAACGTGA
- a CDS encoding DUF389 domain-containing protein, giving the protein MRLIQILVSDERRDAVTDALESENVDFVAMRNEAEEGGWVIEFPLPTDAVGTIRDRLEEAGFPEDGYTVLGSAETATTPHSEELQNQFAADFDPLTRPELKSKSQDMSQDPTSFVAMIFFSAVIATAGLLVGSPAVVVGSMVIAPIVGPVLTTGVGAATGDTQMFRDSLWLQLGGIVVAVGGAWLFASALRTGGFVPADLDIAAIQPIALRISPSVFSLVVGLASGAAAAFGLTTKGPTSLIGVMIAAALIPTAATTGIALVWGYPVIAVGTLFLLIATLIAINVGVFVTLRVLGYRSGEWKFLLSGPTRQTATLLVTLVVVLALVGVVAYGSGQQITFQRSASTAAQDVVESSEYAGVNVVSVRTEYTGIKPFSAPENVTIAVSRAQGEEYPDLANAFARAIASETGENVTVSVTYQTYQTSTPESAARAANASDEGNASVPAPARRPAAVRAPAA; this is encoded by the coding sequence GTGCGTCTCATCCAGATTCTGGTTTCCGACGAACGGCGCGACGCGGTGACGGACGCACTGGAGTCGGAGAACGTCGACTTCGTCGCGATGCGAAACGAGGCCGAGGAGGGCGGGTGGGTGATCGAGTTCCCCCTCCCGACGGACGCCGTCGGTACGATCCGCGACAGGCTGGAGGAGGCCGGGTTCCCGGAGGACGGCTACACGGTTCTCGGCAGCGCGGAGACGGCGACGACGCCGCACTCGGAGGAACTGCAGAACCAGTTCGCGGCCGACTTCGACCCGCTGACGCGGCCGGAGCTCAAGTCCAAGTCCCAGGACATGAGCCAGGACCCCACGTCGTTCGTGGCGATGATCTTCTTCTCGGCCGTCATCGCCACGGCGGGCCTGCTCGTCGGCTCGCCCGCGGTCGTCGTGGGGTCGATGGTGATCGCGCCCATCGTCGGCCCGGTGCTGACGACTGGCGTCGGCGCCGCCACCGGCGACACGCAGATGTTCCGGGACAGCCTCTGGCTGCAGTTGGGCGGCATCGTCGTCGCGGTCGGCGGCGCGTGGCTGTTCGCATCGGCGTTGCGGACCGGCGGGTTCGTCCCGGCCGACCTCGACATCGCCGCCATCCAGCCCATCGCGCTCCGCATCTCGCCGAGCGTCTTCTCACTGGTCGTCGGCCTGGCGTCGGGCGCCGCCGCCGCGTTCGGCCTGACGACGAAGGGACCGACCTCGCTCATCGGCGTGATGATCGCCGCGGCGCTCATCCCGACGGCGGCGACGACGGGGATCGCCCTCGTCTGGGGGTACCCGGTCATCGCGGTCGGGACGCTCTTCCTGCTGATCGCCACGCTGATCGCCATCAACGTCGGCGTGTTCGTGACGCTGCGGGTTCTCGGCTACCGCTCCGGGGAGTGGAAGTTCCTCCTCTCGGGTCCGACGAGGCAGACGGCGACCCTGCTCGTGACCCTCGTGGTGGTCCTCGCGCTGGTCGGCGTCGTCGCCTACGGCTCGGGACAGCAGATCACCTTCCAGCGCTCGGCGTCCACGGCGGCCCAGGACGTCGTCGAGTCGTCCGAGTACGCGGGCGTGAACGTCGTCTCGGTTCGAACGGAGTACACCGGCATCAAGCCGTTCAGCGCCCCGGAGAACGTCACTATCGCCGTTAGCCGCGCGCAGGGAGAGGAGTACCCCGATCTGGCGAACGCCTTCGCGAGGGCCATCGCGTCCGAAACGGGCGAGAACGTCACTGTCAGCGTCACGTACCAGACCTACCAGACGTCGACGCCCGAGAGCGCCGCCCGGGCGGCGAACGCGAGCGACGAGGGTAACGCCTCGGTCCCGGCGCCGGCGCGACGGCCGGCCGCCGTACGCGCGCCGGCGGCGTGA
- a CDS encoding SIMPL domain-containing protein, with protein MTRKRLIATLLAAVMLVTAGCAGGIGSTGDAANDGGANNAAAQQGQPDRTVSVSASGEVTADPDRAVLDVAVEATDDDPETVRQRLAENASRMRSALEEMGIGEDQITTQHYVIRQNRESRENPDVTSYRGIHAFEVEVDDVDSVGAVVETAVDNGATNVGSVRFTLSEDAREDLREDALAEAVDNARADAEVLATNTNLTVTGVSSVSTGHVSVRPYRAEAQTAAAGDAGTNIESGPVSVTAQVQVTFNATEN; from the coding sequence ATGACACGAAAGCGACTCATCGCGACGCTCCTCGCGGCGGTTATGCTCGTCACCGCGGGCTGCGCCGGGGGGATCGGCAGCACCGGAGACGCGGCGAACGACGGCGGCGCGAACAACGCGGCCGCACAGCAGGGACAGCCGGACCGAACAGTGAGCGTCTCGGCGAGCGGGGAGGTGACCGCCGACCCCGACCGCGCGGTGCTCGACGTCGCGGTCGAGGCGACCGACGACGACCCCGAGACGGTGCGACAGCGCCTCGCGGAGAACGCCTCGCGGATGCGGTCGGCCCTCGAAGAGATGGGGATCGGCGAGGACCAGATAACGACCCAGCACTACGTCATCCGTCAGAACCGCGAGTCGCGGGAGAACCCGGACGTCACCAGCTACAGGGGCATCCACGCCTTCGAGGTCGAAGTCGACGACGTCGACTCCGTCGGCGCCGTCGTCGAGACGGCGGTGGACAACGGCGCGACGAACGTCGGGAGCGTCCGGTTCACGCTCTCGGAGGACGCCCGCGAGGACCTCCGCGAGGACGCGCTCGCCGAGGCCGTCGACAACGCGCGGGCCGACGCCGAGGTGCTGGCGACGAACACGAACCTGACGGTCACGGGCGTCTCGTCCGTCTCGACGGGCCACGTCAGCGTGCGGCCGTACCGCGCCGAGGCCCAGACCGCCGCGGCCGGCGACGCCGGGACGAACATCGAGTCTGGCCCCGTCAGCGTCACCGCGCAGGTGCAGGTGACGTTCAACGCGACCGAGAACTGA
- a CDS encoding NOG1 family protein: protein MIFEDLPTTPTSEELIDKAFSRAARAGRAKSGFEAQQSMLQTASNILSDNLQNVVTSWPDFGEIDPFYYELADALVDVDELRQSLSEVQWASRKTADIREEYQGRLRGDADTARKIRKQAFARLADVVEEVEDDLARISEARDELRTLPEIDPDDPTIVVAGYPNVGKSSFINDVTNARGETASYPFTTRGIGLGHFERDHIRYQIVDTPGMLDRPPEERNDIESQAVSALEHLADCVLFLVDASLDCGYPIDVQLELRDAVEEQFEDVPVLTVCNKADRSRDVEADYYMSVKEDENVDAVLDAAVDAIGYEPELPFDE, encoded by the coding sequence ATGATTTTCGAGGACCTCCCGACGACGCCCACGTCGGAGGAACTTATCGACAAGGCGTTCTCGCGGGCGGCGCGGGCGGGCCGGGCCAAGAGCGGCTTCGAGGCCCAGCAGTCGATGCTCCAGACGGCGTCGAACATCCTCTCGGACAACCTGCAGAACGTCGTCACGTCTTGGCCAGACTTCGGCGAGATCGACCCCTTCTACTACGAACTCGCCGACGCGCTGGTCGACGTGGACGAACTCCGCCAGAGCCTCTCGGAGGTGCAGTGGGCGAGCCGCAAGACCGCCGACATCCGCGAGGAGTACCAGGGCCGCCTGCGCGGCGACGCCGACACCGCGCGGAAGATCCGCAAGCAGGCGTTCGCCCGCCTCGCGGACGTGGTCGAGGAGGTCGAGGACGACCTAGCGCGCATCAGCGAGGCGCGCGACGAACTGCGCACGCTGCCCGAGATCGACCCCGACGACCCGACCATCGTCGTCGCGGGCTACCCGAACGTCGGCAAGTCGTCGTTCATCAACGACGTGACCAACGCCCGCGGCGAGACGGCGTCGTACCCGTTCACGACGCGGGGGATCGGCCTCGGGCACTTCGAGCGCGACCACATCCGCTATCAGATCGTCGACACCCCCGGGATGCTCGACCGGCCGCCGGAGGAGCGCAACGACATCGAGTCACAGGCCGTCAGCGCGCTGGAACACCTCGCCGACTGCGTGCTCTTTCTGGTCGACGCGAGTCTCGACTGCGGCTACCCGATCGACGTGCAACTCGAACTCCGCGATGCGGTCGAGGAGCAGTTCGAGGACGTCCCCGTGCTCACGGTGTGTAACAAGGCGGACCGCTCGCGGGACGTCGAGGCCGACTACTACATGAGCGTGAAAGAGGACGAGAACGTCGACGCCGTCCTCGACGCCGCGGTCGACGCGATCGGGTACGAACCCGAACTCCCGTTCGACGAATAA
- a CDS encoding DUF5518 domain-containing protein has protein sequence MNWRAVVTGFLVEIVAGLFALAMPGVGHAVAGLIGGFVAGYIAGGGLVSGAWHGLVAGSLGGLVLAAAFGLGTTLIGTVGLGPLGPFLGGAVFFVALAIAVLMALDSALAGALGGILGDSGPQNPGRYR, from the coding sequence ATGAACTGGCGCGCAGTCGTCACCGGCTTCCTGGTGGAGATCGTCGCGGGACTGTTCGCGCTGGCGATGCCCGGCGTGGGCCACGCCGTCGCCGGGCTGATCGGCGGGTTCGTCGCCGGCTACATAGCCGGCGGCGGCCTCGTCAGCGGCGCGTGGCACGGGCTGGTCGCCGGGTCGCTCGGCGGACTCGTCCTCGCCGCCGCCTTCGGCCTCGGCACGACACTGATCGGGACGGTCGGTCTCGGCCCGCTCGGGCCGTTCCTCGGCGGCGCCGTCTTCTTCGTCGCGCTCGCCATCGCCGTCCTGATGGCGCTCGACAGCGCGCTGGCGGGTGCGCTCGGCGGGATACTCGGGGACTCCGGGCCGCAGAATCCGGGCCGGTATCGGTAG
- the hisE gene encoding phosphoribosyl-ATP diphosphatase produces MTGEDRSPAADAADEFDADVLDEVFAVIEDRKETLPEGSYTASLFTSEKGENEVLEKLGEEATELILAAKDDDREEMAHESADIVYHLLVLLSMKGMDLDDLRAELAERR; encoded by the coding sequence ATGACGGGCGAGGACCGGTCCCCCGCGGCGGACGCCGCGGACGAGTTCGACGCGGACGTGCTCGACGAGGTGTTCGCCGTCATCGAGGACCGCAAGGAGACGCTTCCGGAGGGCTCCTACACCGCGTCGCTGTTCACCAGCGAGAAGGGGGAAAACGAGGTGTTAGAGAAGCTTGGCGAGGAGGCGACGGAGCTGATCCTGGCCGCGAAGGACGACGACCGCGAGGAGATGGCCCACGAGAGCGCCGACATCGTCTATCACCTGCTCGTGCTCCTGTCGATGAAGGGGATGGATCTGGACGACCTGCGGGCGGAACTCGCGGAGCGGCGATAG
- a CDS encoding bifunctional nuclease family protein: MDATIDAVRVAGTPDGPVPVAVLAVEDESDVLPIFIGFDEAASIARGLDAEDIGRPLTHDLLLDVIEELGGRVDGVVVSAVEDGTYIADLHVQTPRGEAEIDARPSDSLALAARTNASVEVDESVFESGRQPREEFDELDDIREVAELT; the protein is encoded by the coding sequence ATGGACGCGACAATCGACGCCGTGCGCGTCGCCGGAACGCCGGACGGCCCGGTGCCCGTCGCCGTCCTCGCCGTCGAGGACGAGAGCGACGTTCTCCCCATCTTCATCGGCTTCGACGAGGCGGCGAGCATCGCGCGCGGCCTCGACGCCGAGGACATCGGCCGACCGCTGACCCACGACCTGCTGCTCGACGTCATCGAGGAACTCGGCGGGCGCGTCGACGGCGTCGTCGTCAGTGCCGTCGAGGACGGCACCTACATCGCCGACCTCCACGTGCAGACCCCCCGCGGCGAGGCCGAGATCGACGCTCGTCCCAGCGACTCGCTGGCGCTCGCCGCCCGGACGAACGCCTCCGTCGAGGTCGACGAATCGGTGTTCGAGAGCGGCCGCCAGCCCCGCGAGGAGTTCGACGAACTCGACGACATCAGGGAGGTGGCAGAGCTCACATGA
- the pdxT gene encoding pyridoxal 5'-phosphate synthase glutaminase subunit PdxT, translating into MTFTAGVVAVQGDVSEHAEAIERAAERRGRSADVVEVRDAGVVPDCDALLMPGGESTTISRLLHDDGIAGEIVDHVAAGKPVLATCAGLIVAARDAGDDRVETLDLVDVTVERNAFGRQKDSFEAPLDVDGLDDPFPGVFIRAPVISEVGDVDVLAEWDGRAVAVRDGPVIGTSFHPELTDDDRIHELAFFAETPATQ; encoded by the coding sequence ATGACGTTCACTGCCGGAGTCGTCGCCGTTCAGGGCGACGTCAGCGAGCACGCCGAGGCCATCGAACGCGCCGCCGAGCGCCGCGGCCGGTCGGCCGACGTGGTCGAGGTCCGCGACGCCGGGGTCGTCCCCGACTGCGACGCGCTCCTGATGCCGGGCGGGGAGTCGACGACCATCTCCCGCCTGCTCCACGACGACGGGATCGCCGGGGAGATCGTCGACCATGTCGCGGCCGGGAAACCGGTGCTCGCGACCTGCGCCGGCCTCATCGTCGCCGCGCGGGACGCGGGCGACGACCGCGTGGAGACGCTCGACCTGGTCGACGTGACGGTCGAACGCAACGCCTTCGGCCGCCAGAAGGACAGCTTCGAGGCGCCGCTCGACGTCGACGGGCTCGACGACCCGTTCCCTGGCGTGTTCATCCGCGCGCCGGTCATCAGCGAGGTCGGCGACGTGGACGTGCTGGCGGAGTGGGACGGGCGGGCGGTCGCCGTCCGCGACGGCCCCGTGATCGGCACCTCGTTCCACCCGGAACTGACCGACGACGACCGGATCCACGAACTCGCGTTCTTCGCCGAGACGCCCGCGACGCAGTAG
- a CDS encoding preprotein translocase subunit Sec61beta produces the protein MSSGQNSGGLMSSAGLVRYFEAEDRNAITMDPKTVIAFGVLFGVMIQVLSIVG, from the coding sequence ATGAGCAGCGGCCAGAACAGCGGCGGGCTGATGTCCAGCGCGGGCCTCGTCCGCTACTTCGAGGCGGAAGACCGGAACGCGATCACCATGGACCCGAAGACCGTCATCGCCTTCGGCGTGCTCTTCGGCGTCATGATCCAGGTGCTGTCGATCGTCGGCTAG
- a CDS encoding thioredoxin family protein encodes MTVTLKDFYADWCGPCKTQDPILEELEEDWEDRFEVEKINVDEEQDVANEYQVRSLPTLIIENDDGIVERFVGVTQRDDLEDALEQAGA; translated from the coding sequence ATGACTGTAACACTCAAGGATTTCTATGCGGACTGGTGTGGCCCCTGCAAGACGCAGGACCCCATCCTCGAGGAGCTCGAGGAGGACTGGGAGGACCGATTCGAGGTCGAGAAGATCAACGTCGACGAGGAGCAGGACGTGGCCAACGAGTACCAGGTCCGCTCGCTTCCGACGCTCATCATCGAGAACGACGACGGCATCGTCGAGCGGTTCGTCGGCGTCACCCAGCGCGACGACCTGGAGGACGCGCTGGAGCAGGCCGGGGCGTAA
- the npdG gene encoding NADPH-dependent F420 reductase → MRLALLGGTGDIGQGLALRWAYDTSHEVLIGSRDPEKARNKAEEYETELDSRGVDCEIKGFENAMAADRADVVVIAVPPYHVSDTVEAVADRLDDDDVLVSPAVGMKSDEEGLHYHRPGAGSVTAVAASAAPDDVPVVGAFHNLAADRLANLDADLDVDTLVVGNDGDAKETVTMLAEQIRGLRALDAGPIANAAEVESLTPLLINLARYNEGMHDVGIRFH, encoded by the coding sequence ATGCGACTCGCACTACTCGGCGGTACGGGCGACATCGGGCAGGGACTCGCGCTCCGCTGGGCGTACGACACGTCTCACGAGGTCCTGATCGGCTCCCGCGACCCCGAGAAGGCTCGCAACAAGGCCGAGGAGTACGAGACGGAACTCGACAGTCGCGGCGTCGACTGCGAGATAAAGGGGTTCGAGAACGCGATGGCCGCCGACCGCGCGGACGTCGTCGTGATCGCGGTCCCGCCGTACCACGTCTCCGACACCGTCGAGGCCGTCGCCGACCGACTGGACGACGACGACGTCCTCGTCTCGCCCGCCGTCGGCATGAAAAGCGACGAGGAGGGGCTCCACTACCACCGCCCCGGCGCGGGGAGCGTCACCGCCGTCGCCGCCTCGGCGGCCCCCGACGACGTGCCCGTCGTCGGCGCGTTCCACAACCTCGCGGCGGACCGCCTCGCGAACCTCGACGCCGACCTCGACGTCGACACGCTCGTGGTCGGGAACGACGGGGACGCGAAGGAGACGGTGACGATGCTCGCCGAGCAGATCCGCGGGCTGCGCGCGCTCGACGCCGGCCCGATCGCGAACGCGGCCGAGGTCGAGAGCCTGACGCCCCTCCTGATCAACCTCGCGCGCTACAACGAGGGGATGCACGACGTGGGGATCCGCTTCCACTAA
- a CDS encoding TIGR01548 family HAD-type hydrolase: protein MNADAVVLDVDGVLVDVENSYRRAIVESIERVYDRTIRKDDVQRFKDAGGFNNDWELTHAAALYVLATAEGYDQSIAAYTGAIAGRGGGLDAAEAVITDALGANATERVRERWDRERLRDVFQQLYLGTDLYRAIEGGDPDIESEGFIHDEPVIAEASTLTALRERYDVGVLTGRPAKEASIALERVGLDVPAEHRFTMDDWEAGKPDPHALVTLAERFDADSVVFVGDTLDDVRTAVNAAEDDPSREYRGVGVLTGGLTGEAGRAKYEEAGAAAVLDSVNDLPARLE, encoded by the coding sequence ATGAACGCCGACGCAGTCGTGCTGGACGTCGACGGCGTCCTCGTCGACGTCGAGAACTCGTACCGCCGGGCGATCGTCGAGTCGATAGAGCGCGTCTACGACCGGACGATCCGCAAGGACGACGTCCAGCGGTTCAAGGACGCCGGCGGGTTCAACAACGACTGGGAGCTCACCCACGCCGCCGCGCTGTACGTGCTCGCGACCGCGGAGGGGTACGACCAGAGCATCGCGGCCTACACCGGCGCGATCGCCGGCCGCGGCGGCGGTCTCGACGCCGCGGAAGCCGTCATCACCGACGCGCTGGGCGCCAACGCGACCGAGCGCGTCCGCGAGCGCTGGGACCGCGAGCGCCTGCGCGACGTGTTCCAGCAGCTGTACCTCGGGACCGACCTCTACCGCGCCATCGAGGGGGGCGACCCCGACATCGAGTCGGAAGGGTTCATCCACGACGAACCGGTCATCGCGGAGGCGTCGACGCTCACCGCGCTCCGAGAGCGCTACGACGTGGGCGTGCTCACCGGCCGTCCCGCGAAGGAGGCGAGCATCGCGCTGGAGCGCGTCGGCCTCGACGTACCGGCCGAGCACCGCTTCACGATGGACGACTGGGAGGCGGGCAAGCCCGACCCGCACGCCCTCGTGACGCTCGCCGAGCGCTTCGATGCCGACTCGGTCGTCTTCGTCGGCGACACCCTGGACGACGTACGGACCGCAGTCAACGCCGCCGAGGACGACCCGTCGCGCGAGTACCGCGGCGTCGGCGTCCTCACTGGCGGCCTCACCGGCGAGGCGGGCCGCGCGAAGTACGAGGAAGCCGGTGCGGCCGCCGTCCTCGACTCCGTCAACGATCTTCCGGCCCGTCTCGAATGA
- a CDS encoding UPF0146 family protein produces MSRPSTDALAERLASYAAAVEVGIGRRTDVAAALAERGVDVTATDVHERFVPDGVAFVVDDVTDPDPAVYSGADVVYALNAPPELHRPLRDAARDAGADLLFTTLGGDPPAVPVERETLPDETLFRAADGPGSGRDRRP; encoded by the coding sequence GTGTCCCGGCCGTCCACCGACGCCCTCGCCGAACGACTCGCCAGTTACGCCGCCGCGGTCGAGGTCGGAATCGGTCGTCGAACCGACGTCGCCGCGGCGCTCGCCGAGCGCGGCGTCGACGTCACTGCGACCGACGTTCACGAGCGGTTCGTCCCGGACGGCGTCGCCTTCGTCGTCGACGACGTGACCGATCCCGATCCGGCGGTGTACTCCGGGGCCGACGTCGTCTACGCGCTGAACGCGCCGCCCGAACTCCACCGCCCGCTCCGCGACGCCGCCCGCGATGCGGGTGCCGACCTGCTGTTCACCACGCTCGGCGGCGACCCGCCGGCGGTCCCGGTCGAGCGCGAGACGCTCCCCGACGAGACGCTGTTTCGCGCCGCGGACGGGCCGGGGTCGGGACGGGATCGGAGACCGTAA
- a CDS encoding archaemetzincin family Zn-dependent metalloprotease yields the protein MLVDIVPVGEVPARVKRQASSGLRSVYDCEVTVQESQSIPSGAYDSNRNQYGAEEFIKLASRVGRGEKNIAVTTKDLFYRRRNYVFGLAYLDGNGSVVSTYRLQTSSDGGFSNKDAGEIFGDRVRKEIVHEIGHTLGLEHCDNKRCVMNFSPTVREVDVKEETLCGTCQRQVL from the coding sequence ATGCTCGTTGACATCGTGCCGGTCGGGGAAGTGCCCGCCAGGGTCAAACGGCAGGCATCGTCCGGCCTTCGCAGCGTCTACGACTGCGAAGTCACCGTTCAGGAGTCTCAGTCCATCCCCAGCGGCGCGTACGACAGCAACCGGAACCAGTACGGTGCGGAGGAGTTCATCAAGCTCGCGAGCCGCGTCGGCCGCGGCGAGAAAAACATCGCCGTCACCACCAAGGACCTCTTCTACCGGCGGCGTAACTACGTGTTCGGGCTCGCCTACCTCGACGGCAACGGGAGCGTTGTCTCGACGTACCGGCTGCAGACCTCCAGCGACGGCGGTTTCTCGAACAAGGACGCCGGAGAGATCTTCGGCGACCGGGTTCGCAAAGAGATCGTCCACGAGATCGGCCACACCCTCGGGCTGGAACACTGCGACAACAAGCGCTGCGTCATGAACTTCTCCCCGACCGTGCGCGAGGTCGACGTGAAAGAGGAGACGCTCTGTGGCACCTGCCAGCGTCAGGTCCTCTAA
- a CDS encoding UPF0058 family protein — MRKNELVHLHSLLRLLRERYADDADDAAFADYDALSIDPTHAHRSKGAHEEAVLALSAQLADELSKHGKYSGQDDAAGAATADGQGA, encoded by the coding sequence ATGCGCAAGAACGAACTCGTCCACCTCCACTCGCTTCTCCGTCTCCTCCGCGAACGGTACGCCGACGACGCCGACGACGCCGCGTTCGCCGACTACGACGCCCTGAGCATCGACCCGACGCACGCCCACCGGTCGAAGGGCGCACACGAGGAGGCGGTGCTCGCGCTGTCGGCGCAGCTCGCCGACGAGCTGTCGAAACACGGAAAGTACAGCGGTCAGGACGACGCCGCGGGAGCCGCGACG